A section of the Elusimicrobiota bacterium genome encodes:
- a CDS encoding ATP-binding protein, whose translation MKDKYRMGEPQIEALLQYANNIIATLRGSFLVLDKNLQVISANQAFYATFKVVEKDTIGRLLPDLGNRQWAIPKLLILLKEILPEKKAVKDYEVEHKFEQIGERAMILNACQMRVTKKIAGAIAAGIREAAAEEEEEGEEDLILLAIEDITQRKQVEEKITKLNAELEERVLQRTSELSRAVKELEAFSYSVAHDLKAPLRAMSGFSNILSEDYAPKLDDNGRRLIGVIKDNARNMGQLIDDLLKLSHLLRQELDIVDIDMTTLAQSVSRELGGELFGGRAIEVSVKPLPLARADRTLARQIFTNLISNAIKFASHKDNALIEIGGYDQGREHVYYVKDNGAGFDMKYADQLFGVFHRLHAQDEFSGTGIGLAIVSNAVRRHGGTVWAEAETDKGATFYFTLPKGGQDE comes from the coding sequence ATGAAAGATAAATATCGGATGGGTGAGCCGCAGATCGAAGCACTTTTACAATATGCCAATAACATCATTGCCACATTAAGAGGGTCGTTTTTGGTTCTGGATAAGAACTTGCAAGTTATTTCCGCCAACCAAGCGTTCTATGCCACCTTCAAGGTCGTGGAGAAGGATACGATAGGCCGGCTGCTTCCCGATCTGGGCAATAGACAATGGGCTATCCCGAAACTGCTCATCCTGCTTAAAGAGATCCTTCCGGAAAAGAAAGCTGTAAAAGATTATGAAGTCGAGCATAAGTTCGAGCAGATCGGCGAGCGAGCCATGATCTTGAATGCCTGTCAGATGCGTGTCACTAAAAAAATAGCCGGGGCCATAGCGGCAGGAATAAGAGAAGCAGCGGCAGAAGAAGAGGAAGAAGGAGAAGAAGATCTGATCCTGCTGGCTATCGAAGACATAACTCAACGCAAACAGGTGGAAGAGAAGATAACAAAACTGAATGCGGAGCTCGAAGAGCGCGTCCTGCAGCGCACATCGGAGTTGTCGAGAGCTGTCAAGGAACTGGAGGCCTTCAGCTACTCGGTCGCGCACGATTTGAAGGCCCCGCTCAGGGCGATGTCGGGGTTCTCGAATATCCTCTCCGAAGACTATGCTCCCAAGCTCGACGATAACGGCAGGAGATTGATCGGTGTCATTAAAGACAACGCGAGAAATATGGGGCAGCTTATCGATGATCTCCTCAAGTTGTCTCATTTGCTGAGACAGGAGCTGGACATCGTCGATATAGACATGACGACGCTCGCGCAGTCCGTGTCTCGTGAGTTGGGTGGGGAGCTCTTTGGCGGCCGGGCGATAGAAGTGTCCGTAAAACCGTTGCCGCTCGCGCGTGCCGACCGCACTCTCGCAAGGCAGATATTCACGAATCTTATTTCAAATGCCATAAAATTCGCTTCCCACAAAGACAACGCCCTTATAGAGATCGGGGGATACGACCAGGGCCGGGAGCATGTCTATTACGTCAAAGATAACGGCGCGGGATTCGACATGAAATACGCTGATCAGCTCTTCGGGGTGTTCCATCGGCTTCACGCGCAGGACGAGTTCAGCGGCACCGGGATAGGTCTTGCGATCGTCAGTAACGCTGTTCGTCGCCACGGAGGCACGGTGTGGGCCGAGGCAGAGACTGATAAAGGGGCCACGTTCTATTTTACGCTGCCCAAAGGAGGTCAAGATGAATGA
- a CDS encoding DUF1343 domain-containing protein, producing MSSARRFLPLCLLLLAGCVEPPPHPVKAPPGKVLTGIDVLEAGGFQELRGRRIGLITNHTGRDSQGRATAEVLAGAPGVTLVAIFSPEHGFNGVVEDAKVSSTSVSLAGRDIPVYSLYAGGLAGMRPKPEDLRGIDTLVFDIQDIGARFYTYLATMGMAMEEAAKAHVAFIVLDRPDPINGSVVEGPMLTDLELPKLSPTSYFPVPVRHGLTAGEMAQLHNEKAHVAHLHVVRMLGWKRGMWYDQTGLPWVATSPNMPDLAAATLYPGLGLFEASNLAVGRGTPHPFGWVGAPWLDSKRAARRLSDALLDGVTFTAQDYTPTKSVYEGELCHGILITITDRETLRPLALFRHLEQTLTELHGQDFQWKWEEVRKMTGSGEFQRICERGHDRIKIMELFNRGAERFEKSRRPYLLY from the coding sequence ATGTCCAGCGCGCGCCGGTTCCTGCCCCTGTGCCTTCTGCTCTTGGCGGGCTGCGTGGAGCCCCCGCCGCATCCGGTCAAGGCCCCGCCCGGCAAGGTCCTGACCGGCATCGACGTCCTGGAGGCCGGCGGCTTCCAGGAGCTGCGGGGCCGCAGGATCGGCCTCATCACCAACCACACGGGGCGGGACTCCCAGGGCCGCGCCACGGCCGAAGTCCTGGCCGGCGCCCCGGGCGTGACGTTGGTCGCCATCTTCTCTCCCGAGCACGGCTTCAACGGCGTGGTCGAGGACGCCAAGGTGAGCTCGACCTCCGTGAGCCTGGCCGGGCGCGACATCCCGGTCTACAGCCTCTACGCCGGCGGCCTGGCCGGCATGCGGCCCAAGCCTGAGGACCTGCGCGGCATCGACACGCTGGTCTTCGACATCCAGGACATCGGCGCCCGCTTCTACACGTACCTGGCGACCATGGGCATGGCCATGGAGGAGGCGGCCAAGGCCCACGTTGCCTTCATCGTGCTGGACCGGCCCGACCCCATCAACGGGAGCGTGGTGGAAGGGCCCATGCTCACCGACCTGGAACTGCCCAAGCTCTCGCCCACCTCCTATTTCCCGGTGCCGGTCCGGCACGGGCTGACCGCGGGCGAGATGGCGCAGCTGCACAACGAGAAGGCCCACGTCGCCCATCTGCACGTCGTGCGCATGCTGGGCTGGAAGCGCGGGATGTGGTACGACCAGACCGGCCTGCCCTGGGTCGCGACCTCGCCCAACATGCCCGACCTGGCGGCCGCGACCCTCTACCCGGGCTTAGGCCTCTTCGAGGCCAGCAACCTCGCCGTGGGCCGCGGTACGCCCCACCCCTTCGGCTGGGTCGGGGCGCCCTGGCTCGATTCCAAGCGCGCGGCGCGCAGGCTCAGCGACGCCCTCCTGGACGGCGTCACCTTCACGGCGCAGGACTACACCCCGACCAAGTCCGTCTACGAGGGAGAGCTCTGCCACGGGATACTCATCACCATCACGGACCGCGAGACGCTGCGGCCTCTGGCGTTGTTCCGGCACCTCGAACAGACCCTCACCGAACTGCACGGACAGGATTTCCAGTGGAAGTGGGAGGAGGTCCGCAAGATGACCGGCTCCGGCGAGTTCCAGCGCATCTGCGAGCGCGGCCACGACCGCATCAAGATCATGGAGCTCTTCAACCGGGGCGCGGAGAGGTTCGAGAAGTCGCGCCGGCCGTATCTGCTCTACTGA
- a CDS encoding response regulator has protein sequence MNDGEQIEVLLVEDNPNDVELIMRAFKKHNLANKVHLAKDGAEALDFVFCTGAYKDRDIRKPPKVVILDLKLPKVSGKEVLKRMKSDERTKTMPIVVMTSSQEESDVVESYNYGVNSYIVKPVDFEKFVDTIQGLGMYWLFINKPPVV, from the coding sequence ATGAATGATGGTGAGCAGATAGAGGTGCTTTTGGTCGAGGATAATCCAAATGATGTCGAGCTTATCATGAGAGCTTTCAAGAAGCACAACCTTGCCAACAAGGTCCATTTGGCTAAAGATGGCGCAGAGGCGCTCGATTTCGTGTTCTGTACCGGCGCCTATAAAGACAGGGACATCCGAAAGCCGCCCAAGGTCGTCATCCTCGACCTGAAATTGCCCAAGGTCAGCGGGAAAGAAGTCCTTAAGCGCATGAAGTCTGATGAGAGGACCAAGACCATGCCGATCGTGGTCATGACATCTTCCCAGGAAGAGAGCGATGTCGTTGAAAGCTATAATTACGGCGTCAACAGCTATATCGTCAAGCCTGTCGATTTCGAGAAGTTCGTCGATACGATCCAGGGACTCGGCATGTACTGGCTCTTCATCAATAAGCCGCCCGTGGTCTAA